A single window of Eucalyptus grandis isolate ANBG69807.140 chromosome 1, ASM1654582v1, whole genome shotgun sequence DNA harbors:
- the LOC104446543 gene encoding D-lactate dehydrogenase [cytochrome], mitochondrial encodes MAFNSWISRLRASSSKAILDGLCRARAGSSRGRHSSAPAQRALAATAAGSGGSDDRRFWLWSSALVPLAVAASAGSLALRSSPEPSLCEAPGLHAGGVKLGGKGSTAYLVKGSHKEVPQELIDELVAICGENLTMDYEERFLHGKPQHSFHKAVNIPDVIVFPRSEEEVSKIVKSCNEYKVPIMPYGGATSIEGHTLSPNGGVCIDMTLMKTVKALHVEDMDVVVEPGIGWMELNEYLEPYGLFFPLDPGPGATIGGMCATRCSGSLAVRYGTMRDNVISLKVVLANGDVVKTASRARKSAAGYDLTRLIIGSEGTLGVITEVTLRLQKTPQHSVVAMCNFPSVKDAADVAIATMHSGIQVSRVELLDEVLMKAVNLANGKNLPELPTLMFEFIGTEAYSLEQTNVVQKIVSEHNGSDFVFAKDPEAKKELWKIRKEALWACYAMEPTCEAMITDVCVPLSHLAALIARSKQELDASQLTCTVVAHAGDGNFHTLIMFDPSKDDQREEAEGLNHLMVHMALSMQGTCTGEHGVGTGKMKYLEEELGMEALRTMKKIKQAVDPNNIMNPGKLIPPHVCF; translated from the exons atGGCCTTCAATTCCTGGATCAGCCGCTTGCGCGCCTCTTCTTCCAAGGCCATCCTCGACGGTCTCTGCCGCGCCCGCGCGGGCTCCTCCCGGGGCCGCCATTCTTCCGCTCCGGCTCAGAGGGCGCTCGCGGCGACCGCCGCCGGTTCGGGCGGAAGCGACGACCGCCGGTTCTGGCTGTGGTCGAGTGCCTTGGTCCCGCTGGCGGTCGCCGCCTCGGCCGGATCGCTCGCTCTTCGGTCTTCTCCGGAGCCGTCGCTCTGCGAAGCTCCCGGTCTCCATGCTGG AGGTGTCAAGCTCGGGGGCAAAGGCAGCACGGCATATCTGGTGAAAGGCTCTCATAAGGAGGTTCCACAAGAGCTCATTGATGAACTTGTGGCCATCTGTGGG GAGAACTTGACAATGGATTATGAAGAGAGGTTTCTTCATGGAAAGCCCCAACACAGTTTTCACAAAGCAGTGAATATTCCTGATGTGATTGTTTTTCCCAG GTCTGAGGAGGAAGTCTCTAAGATAGTCAAATCTTGCAACGAATACAAG GTGCCCATTATGCCATATGGTGGAGCTACCTCAATTGAAGGCCACACATTATCTCCCAATGGGGGTGTTTGCATTGATATGACATTGATGAAA aCGGTCAAGGCATTGCATGTTGAGGACATGGATGTGGTTGTTGAGCCTGGCATTGGTTGGATGGAGCTTAATGAGTATTTGGAACCTTATGGCTTATTCTTTCCTCTTGATCCAG GTCCTGGCGCTACCATCGGTGGCATGTGTGCTACTCGTTGCTCGGGTTCTTTGGCTGTGAG GTATGGAACCATGCGCGACAATGTTATCAGCCTTAAG GTAGTTCTGGCCAATGGAGATGTGGTGAAGACTGCCTCTAGGGCTCGAAAGAGTGCTGCAGG GTATGACTTGACCCGCCTGATTATTGGAAGTGAAGGAACTTTGGGTGTGATAACAGAAGTTACCCTGCGGCTTCAGAAAACTCCACAGCATTCAGTG GTTGCAATGTGTAACTTCCCTTCTGTGAAGGATGCGGCAGATGTTGCTATTGCTACTATGCACTCGGGTATACAG GTATCAAGGGTTGAGCTGTTGGATGAGGTCCTAATGAAGGCTGTTAATCTTGCTAATGGAAAGAATTTGCCTGAATTACCTACATTGATGTTTGAATTTATTGGCACAG AGGCTTATTCACTCGAGCAAACAAATGTCGTCCAGAAGATTGTTTCAGAGCACAATGGCTCGGACTTTGTTTTTGCAAAGGATCCTGAAGCCAAGAAGGAACTTTGGAAG ATAAGAAAGGAAGCTCTATGGGCTTGCTATGCTATGGAACCCACTTGTGAGGCTATGATTACG GATGTTTGCGTCCCTCTGTCTCACCTTGCCGCACTAATAGCAAGGTCCAAACAAGAGCTGGATGCATCACAACTTACCTG CACTGTAGTTGCTCATGCCGGTGATGGAAACTTCCACACGCTTATTATGTTTGACCCTAGTAAAGATGATCAGCGGGAGGAAGCAGAGGGATTGAACCATCTCATGGTCCACATGGCCTTGTCAATGCAAG GAACATGCACTGGTGAGCATGGGGTTGGCACTGGGAAGATGAAG TATCTCGAAGAGGAACTCGGGATGGAGGCTCTGAGgacaatgaagaaaataaaacaagccGTGGATCCAAACAACATCATGAACCCAGGAAAGCTCATTCCTCCCCATGTATGCTTCTGA
- the LOC104414953 gene encoding probable carboxylesterase 15 — translation MRIYGDGLVYLLVFDELDFSAIPTMNEDSIFCKDFELRDLQLWIYKSKTIAVAASSNVHKLPIILYVHGGGFCNGSRVWPNCHDGCLRLTSGSSVAVVAPDFGLLPEHRVPVIFDNVIRTDQGLRADFALFRCGRTDRIGEELGQAVVEFGVPGLVLEASIAGWRDERRPMGQSVRAFESMALDRILVIAGGTEMMKDRIDHHVKRLAKMGKVVEYRVFEGQRHDFFLNNSCSKTGGEVAQAIMRFIYATSA, via the exons ATGCGGATCTATGGCGATGGCTTGGTTTACCTCTTAGTATTTGACGAACTGGACTTCTCGGCAATCCCTACAATGAACGAGGACTCCATCTTTTGCAAAGACTTCGAGCTTCGTGACCTCCAGCTCTGGATATACAAATCTAAAACAATCGCCGTCGCTGCCTCTTCCAACGTTCATAAGCTCCCAATCATCCTCTACGTTCACGGAGGCGGCTTTTGCAATGGCTCTCGTGTGTGGCCAAACTGCCACGACGGCTGCCTCCGCCTTACCTCTGGCTCTAGTGTGGCGGTCGTCGCTCCAGACTTCGGGCTGTTGCCGGAGCACCGAGTGCCAGTCATCTTTGACAATGTCATCCGCACG GATCAAGGGTTACGTGCTGATTTCGCCCTTTTTCGGTGTGGTCGCACGGACCGGATCGGAGAAGAACTCGGCCAAGCCGTGGTTGAATTTGGAGTTCCTGGATTG GTGTTGGAAGCTAGCATTGCCGGATGGCGCGACGAGAGACGACCCATGGGACAATCCGTTCGGGCCTTCGAGTCCATGGCTCTCGACCGCATCTTGGTGATCGCGGGGGGGACCGAAATGATGAAAGATAGGATCGATCACCACGTGAAGAGGCTCGCGAAGATGGGGAAAGTTGTGGAATACAGAGTGTTCGAGGGCCAACGTCACGACTTTTTCTTGAACAATTCGTGCTCGAAAACGGGCGGAGAGGTGGCCCAAGCCATCATGCGTTTCATATACGCAACTAGTGCGTGA